The Atribacterota bacterium genome segment GAGAAAAATGGTAAACCCCACAGGATAACTACCACATAATCATGTGCATAAGGTAAAATAGTTTGAGTGGCTCCAAAAAAAATCAGAATTTGTTCGATAAATGATAAACCAATTGCCGAAACAGTGAACGCTAAAGTAATTACACAAAAAAATGAATTACCAACTACACATTTAGCACGATCAATTTTCCCTGCTCCCAGATTTCTGGAAACAGCAGAACCGGCACCCAGCCCGACTGTTTGTGCAATTGCAACAATTAGCATCTGCAGAGGGAAGGCAATTGCCAGGGCGCCTATTGCCAATGAACCTACTCCTCTTCCTACAAATATGGTATCTACTAGATTATAAAGTGCATTTGCTACCATGCCCACTACTGCTGGAAATGAAAGTCTTAAGAGCAGTTTATTTATTTTTTCTTGACCAAGACGAACTACATTTTGCTTAATTTACTTTTCCTCCCGGATTAACAGCAATAAATATGAAAAAATTAAAGGCAATTTAAAAGTATATCTAATAGAGAAGAAAAAGTAAAGTTATATAATAGTTTTACTATAATAAAAGAATCTATCATGCTGAATAAATTTAAAAAGAAGTAGCAGCAGTAAAAAAGTGTTTAAAGTCTCTTCTTCATGGCTATTCCAGAAGTTATTGTAACAGGAAACAGTAGGGGGAATTTTTGAAATACTATATTATATTTTTCTTTAATTACATTAAAAACTTTATCAATATTGTTCTTTTCTAATAGAGCCAGCACACAACCTCCAAATCCTCCTCCCATCATTCTTGCCCCAATAACTCCTTCACTGGCTTTCAAATAGTCAACAATAAAATCCAGTTCGGGGCAACTAACCTCATAGAGGTATTTAAGTCCATTATGAGAAGAATACAACAATTGACCTACCTGGCGGAATAATCCTTTTTCCAGGGCATTTACCATTTGCTGAACCCGTAAATTTTCCTCAGCGATGTAAACAACTCTTTTATAAACATTTGAGGAAAACCTGCCTTTAAAATGATTTATATCTTGTAATCCTATCTCACTCAATGATTTTAAATGCGGGTCAAGACAATTTTGTAATACCTTCAGTCCTTCTTCACATTCCTGTCGTCTTATATTGTATTTACTGTCTGCTAAACTATGAGAAATAGATGTATCAATGAGAACAAAAAGATACTCATCAAGGCATAAAGGAATATACTGATATTTCATTGTCCGTATGTCTAAAAATACAGCATTGTTTTCCTTACCCATAATAGAAATAAATTGATCCATTATTCCACATTTCACACCAACAAAATCATTTTCAGCTTCTTGTGCCAGGAAAGCCATTTTGATTGGTT includes the following:
- the galK gene encoding galactokinase, with translation MNGKKIGEVFEDLKDFIHFSAPGRINIIGEHTDYNNGYVLPATINRNINLAIRKNNCNSLRAYSQEFPGMHFHKYPLKKICLKDGWVKYLKAVLFTLQKEINFTDFPGLDVYVTGDIPVGAGLSSSAALEVVFLFALNELFNLQLQPIKMAFLAQEAENDFVGVKCGIMDQFISIMGKENNAVFLDIRTMKYQYIPLCLDEYLFVLIDTSISHSLADSKYNIRRQECEEGLKVLQNCLDPHLKSLSEIGLQDINHFKGRFSSNVYKRVVYIAEENLRVQQMVNALEKGLFRQVGQLLYSSHNGLKYLYEVSCPELDFIVDYLKASEGVIGARMMGGGFGGCVLALLEKNNIDKVFNVIKEKYNIVFQKFPLLFPVTITSGIAMKKRL